The Aggregicoccus sp. 17bor-14 genome includes a region encoding these proteins:
- a CDS encoding serine O-acetyltransferase: MGPNALSFYRTARRLRAAGVPLLPQVLSTLGERLHQTRLDLRAQLGEGVELGYGGIGVVVAPGVHVGPRTFLCQNVTLGERPDAPGVPRLGADVMVGAGAMVLGPVTVGDHAEIGANAVVTEDVPPGAVVAGVPARILRRKPLPPAPATV, encoded by the coding sequence ATGGGCCCGAACGCACTGAGCTTCTACCGCACCGCGCGCCGCCTGAGGGCGGCCGGCGTCCCCCTGCTCCCGCAGGTGCTCTCCACGCTGGGCGAGCGCCTGCACCAGACGCGGCTGGACCTGCGCGCGCAGCTGGGCGAGGGCGTGGAGCTGGGCTACGGCGGCATCGGCGTGGTGGTGGCGCCGGGGGTGCACGTGGGCCCGCGCACCTTCCTCTGCCAGAACGTGACGCTGGGCGAGCGCCCCGACGCGCCCGGGGTGCCGCGGCTCGGGGCCGACGTGATGGTGGGCGCGGGCGCGATGGTGCTCGGGCCCGTCACGGTGGGCGACCACGCGGAGATCGGCGCGAATGCGGTGGTGACCGAGGACGTGCCGCCGGGCGCCGTGGTGGCGGGTGTGCCCGCGCGCATCCTTCGCCGCAAGCCGCTGCCTCCCGCGCCAGCCACGGTGTAG
- a CDS encoding GNAT family N-acetyltransferase — protein sequence MPEPLTPLPHPTGELAAQEPSRAPNTPGRASLRPTDVPLFSELEEVAPWQPPRTAHAPSAGPLQVYEARGRAAFDALALEWDALAARTDDQVFHRHGYLRCWLDHFAPRARLRVLTARSAEGRLAGALVLLEQRRRQYGVRVRQLASASNEHSGRFDMLAEDPEAVGRAFLAHLAQDESWDVLRVTHVYEGGAAWALLPASEAAGMPAGVWHSGQSPYVQLPATLEALAQEKRKNRKTLRRKRRRLEERGKVTVDRVDGGEALDLWLEEGFRIERSGWKAKNGTAISQDARTLGFYTALAHRAAAEGQLALYFLKLDGQPIAFQFGLAYGERYLAMKPGYDEAYADVSPGQLLTESLIEDCVRRGIRELDLLGDDSPSKREWTERARRHGWLFVFRDSLVGRTLHSAKFRWAPMARRMVRRWARTH from the coding sequence ATGCCGGAGCCGCTGACACCACTGCCGCACCCGACCGGGGAGCTGGCCGCGCAGGAGCCCTCCCGCGCGCCCAACACGCCCGGCCGCGCGTCCCTGCGGCCCACCGACGTGCCGCTCTTCTCCGAGCTCGAGGAGGTCGCCCCCTGGCAGCCCCCCCGCACCGCCCACGCGCCCAGCGCCGGGCCGCTGCAGGTGTACGAGGCGCGCGGCCGCGCCGCCTTCGATGCGCTCGCGCTCGAGTGGGACGCGCTCGCCGCGCGCACCGATGACCAGGTCTTCCACCGCCACGGCTACCTGCGCTGCTGGCTCGACCACTTCGCGCCGCGCGCGCGCCTGCGGGTGCTCACCGCGCGCAGCGCCGAGGGGCGGCTCGCGGGCGCGCTGGTGCTGCTCGAGCAGCGCCGCCGCCAGTACGGGGTGCGCGTGCGCCAGCTGGCCTCCGCCTCCAACGAGCACTCGGGCCGCTTCGACATGCTCGCCGAGGATCCCGAGGCCGTGGGCCGCGCCTTCCTCGCGCACCTCGCACAGGACGAGTCGTGGGACGTGCTGCGCGTGACCCACGTGTACGAGGGCGGCGCCGCGTGGGCGCTGCTCCCCGCCTCCGAGGCGGCCGGCATGCCCGCGGGCGTGTGGCACAGCGGCCAGTCGCCCTACGTGCAGCTTCCCGCCACGCTCGAGGCGCTCGCGCAGGAGAAGCGCAAGAACCGCAAGACGCTGCGGCGCAAGCGGCGCCGGCTCGAGGAGCGCGGCAAGGTGACGGTGGACCGCGTGGACGGCGGCGAGGCGCTGGACCTGTGGCTCGAGGAGGGCTTCCGCATCGAGCGCAGCGGCTGGAAGGCGAAGAACGGCACCGCCATCAGCCAGGACGCGCGCACGCTGGGCTTCTACACGGCGCTCGCGCACCGGGCGGCCGCCGAGGGGCAGCTCGCGCTCTACTTCCTCAAGCTCGACGGCCAGCCCATCGCGTTCCAGTTCGGGCTCGCATACGGCGAGCGCTACCTGGCGATGAAGCCCGGCTACGACGAGGCCTACGCGGACGTGAGCCCGGGGCAGCTGCTCACCGAGAGCCTCATCGAGGACTGCGTGCGCCGCGGCATCCGCGAGCTGGATCTGCTGGGCGACGACAGCCCGAGCAAGCGCGAGTGGACCGAGCGCGCCCGCCGCCACGGCTGGCTCTTCGTGTTCCGCGATTCCCTGGTCGGCCGCACGCTGCACTCGGCCAAGTTCCGCTGGGCCCCGATGGCCCGGCGCATGGTGAGACGATGGGCCCGAACGCACTGA
- the nfi gene encoding deoxyribonuclease V (cleaves DNA at apurinic or apyrimidinic sites): MARFERIHGWDVSPTQAVALQQQLRSQVRLQPAPGPFRTVAGADISFDLGSETVYAGIVVLSLPELETIEEVGVTTRAPFPYVPGLLTFREAPALLEAWAQLRCEPDAVMLDGQGVAHPRRIGIASHLGLFLQRPTVGCGKSRLVGRFAEPGSERGDWSPLVDKGECVGAALRSKRRTQPLFISPGHLLDLPGALALTLACGGGYRVPEPTRRAHLFVNALRRAGQAPHSVVDGHA; encoded by the coding sequence ATGGCCCGCTTCGAGCGCATCCACGGCTGGGACGTCTCGCCCACGCAGGCCGTGGCGCTGCAGCAGCAGCTGCGCTCGCAGGTGCGGCTGCAGCCCGCGCCCGGGCCCTTTCGCACGGTGGCCGGCGCGGACATCTCCTTCGACCTCGGCTCGGAGACGGTCTACGCGGGCATCGTGGTGCTCTCGCTCCCGGAGCTGGAGACGATCGAGGAGGTGGGCGTCACCACCCGGGCGCCCTTTCCCTATGTCCCCGGGCTGCTCACCTTCCGCGAGGCGCCCGCGCTGCTCGAGGCCTGGGCGCAGCTGCGCTGCGAGCCGGACGCGGTGATGCTGGACGGGCAGGGGGTGGCGCACCCGCGGCGCATCGGCATCGCCTCGCACCTGGGGCTGTTCCTGCAGCGGCCCACGGTGGGCTGCGGGAAGAGCCGGCTCGTGGGACGCTTCGCGGAGCCGGGCTCGGAGCGCGGGGACTGGTCGCCGCTCGTGGACAAGGGCGAGTGCGTGGGGGCGGCGCTGCGCAGCAAGCGGCGCACCCAGCCGCTGTTCATCTCGCCCGGGCACCTGCTGGATCTGCCGGGTGCGCTCGCGCTCACGCTCGCCTGCGGCGGTGGCTACCGGGTGCCCGAGCCCACGCGCCGCGCGCACCTCTTCGTCAATGCGCTGCGCCGCGCCGGACAGGCCCCCCATTCCGTAGTAGACGGGCACGCATGA
- a CDS encoding BamA/TamA family outer membrane protein codes for MAPFRPLLPARLLGLALALLPPALALAEDEGAPRIAEIRAHTDGRTHEDTIVGYSRLDVGDAFGPKDAARAERYLVATGLFKEVQLTTEPADEGRVRVLIEVTEKISWVIAPTFAASSSNVGGGLIYAENNLWGRSKKFIVGAQVTSNESGIFVGYLDPNLFDWPALRLSVEGQLKSDRVQEYEGGAEVKEPAVLRTTRVNLGGVASEFTINWFETFRTAVKYRYSLVHPLSPSPDSPVTSPAQLPHETQTDATLRLVAGIDTRQTLGPIMEGLNLEGSYEISREGLGSDFDYEKVGALYRQGIRLFTEQNLVLRAEAQLGQDLPFYNELTTGGLNLRGFLHRQFRGDTKASFTAEYHFPLFRVSALSVRGVAFSDTALTYFRHLPDDLALLGSEEQLTRGYLPNQREGVNGGQLTQGVGAGLRLYLSNIVLPLLGVDVAYGVNPGEVRIYVVAGVAP; via the coding sequence ATGGCCCCCTTCCGCCCCCTGCTCCCCGCGCGCCTGCTCGGCCTCGCGCTCGCCCTGCTCCCTCCCGCGCTCGCCCTCGCGGAGGACGAGGGCGCGCCGCGCATCGCGGAGATCCGCGCCCACACCGACGGGCGCACCCACGAGGACACCATCGTGGGCTACTCGCGCCTGGACGTGGGTGACGCCTTCGGCCCGAAGGACGCGGCGCGCGCCGAGCGCTACCTGGTGGCCACCGGCCTCTTCAAGGAGGTGCAGCTCACCACCGAGCCCGCGGACGAGGGGCGCGTGCGGGTGCTCATCGAGGTGACGGAGAAGATCTCCTGGGTCATCGCGCCCACCTTCGCGGCCTCGTCCTCCAATGTGGGCGGCGGGCTCATCTACGCGGAGAACAACCTGTGGGGGCGCAGCAAGAAGTTCATCGTGGGCGCCCAGGTCACCTCCAACGAGTCCGGCATCTTCGTGGGCTACCTGGACCCGAACCTCTTCGACTGGCCGGCCCTGCGCCTCTCGGTGGAGGGGCAGCTCAAGAGCGACCGGGTGCAGGAGTACGAAGGCGGCGCCGAGGTGAAGGAGCCCGCGGTGCTGCGCACCACCCGGGTGAACCTGGGCGGCGTGGCGAGCGAGTTCACCATCAACTGGTTCGAGACCTTCCGCACCGCGGTGAAGTACCGCTACTCGCTCGTGCACCCGCTCTCGCCGAGCCCGGACAGCCCCGTCACCTCGCCCGCGCAGCTCCCGCACGAGACGCAGACGGACGCGACGCTGCGCCTGGTCGCCGGCATCGACACGCGCCAGACGCTGGGGCCGATCATGGAGGGCCTGAACCTCGAGGGCTCGTACGAGATCTCGCGCGAGGGGCTGGGCTCGGACTTCGACTACGAGAAGGTGGGCGCGCTGTACCGGCAGGGCATCCGGCTCTTCACCGAGCAGAACCTGGTGCTGCGCGCCGAGGCGCAGCTGGGCCAGGACCTGCCCTTCTACAACGAGCTCACCACCGGCGGCCTCAACCTGCGCGGCTTCCTGCACCGGCAGTTTCGCGGCGATACGAAGGCGTCCTTCACGGCCGAGTACCACTTCCCCCTCTTCCGGGTGAGCGCGCTCTCGGTGCGCGGCGTGGCCTTCTCGGACACCGCCCTCACCTACTTCCGCCACCTGCCGGACGACCTCGCCCTGCTCGGCAGCGAGGAGCAGCTCACGCGCGGCTACCTCCCGAACCAGCGCGAGGGGGTGAACGGCGGGCAGCTGACCCAGGGCGTGGGCGCGGGCCTGCGCCTGTACCTGAGCAACATCGTGCTGCCCCTGCTCGGCGTGGACGTGGCCTACGGCGTGAACCCGGGCGAGGTGCGCATCTACGTGGTGGCGGGCGTGGCGCCCTGA